One part of the Phragmites australis chromosome 3, lpPhrAust1.1, whole genome shotgun sequence genome encodes these proteins:
- the LOC133910720 gene encoding F-box protein At1g55000-like gives MSDHGIYSRERLLIPISNPKILSGSTCYIEMDHNAKREVAVFYPEGGPGGKTESSANTVSAERRSRRILESVRRSLHVDDGTAAYYLSITDGDPRAAMMEFSEDLRQEQQRAGH, from the coding sequence ATGAGTGACCATGGTATCTACTCGAGGGAGAGGCTTTTGATACCAATCAGTAACCCGAAAATTCTGTCGGGCAGCACCTGCTACATTGAGATGGATCACAACGCAAAGAGGGAGGTTGCAGTCTTTTATCCCGAGGGCGGCCCCGGTGGAAAAACTGAATCTTCGGCAAACACTGTTTCTGCGGAGAGACGAAGCAGAAGGATTCTCGAGTCCGTCAGGCGAAGCTTGCACGTTGATGATGGGACGGCTGCATACTACTTGTCCATTACAGACGGCGATCCAAGGGCTGCCATGATGGAGTTCTCTGAAGACCTAAGGCAGGAGCAGCAACGAGCAGGCCACTAG